The Chitinophaga niabensis genome segment GAGAGAGGTCCAGGCGGGAGGCGATCTGTTCTATGCTCAGGTTTTCGAAACGGCTGAGCATGAATATTTCCTTCATGCGGGCCGGAAGGCGGTTGATGGCTTCAAATACTTCGCTGGCTTTGGCTTTGTAATCGTAGGTTTCAGAGATGTTATGTGGCTGTGCATCAAAGTGTTCGATCAGTTGCTGGAGGTATTTGCGGTAAGTGCTATCCTTGCGGTAGAGATCGATGATCTTGTGACGGACAGATTGGTATAAATAAGAACGTAAAGATAAATGGATATCTAAGGTGAAACGTTTTTCCCAAAGGGTGGCAAACAGGTCCTGCAGCACATCTTTGCTGGTTTCCCCACGGTCTGTTTTGCTGAGGATGTAAAGGTATAATGGACGGCTGTAGCGGTCATAGATCATATTGAACGCTCCGATATCGCCATCTTTTAAAAGGGATAACAATTGCTCGTCTGAATAGCTATTGTACATAGAAAATTTCGGTTGATAAAATGCTGTTGATCCTGGTTACGCTGTTATTATATCTCTTCTTATCTGTCTTTTTCCGGTTAACTGCTGACCCAAAATAGTCATTCTCTTCTAATTTAAAACTTTTTTACCCTCCTATTTTTTAAATATTTATTGGTGTATGAATTACACGATGCATTTTTTTTATTCCGGAAGGAATACTATATTTGATATCAAATTGATATCATTTTAAATAATCCCCTTATGGAAAAGATCATTAAGCCGATGTCCGGCTACCTCGCGTTTGTATTATCTATTCTTGTTTTCTTCCTGGGCATTTACACGATCGTATTGGCTACCGGAACACCTGGTTTGTCCTGGCTGTCCGTCATACTTTTTATCCTGTTCATCTTTATTGCCAAAGGTATCATGATCGTTAACCCTAACCATTCCCGGGTACTTACCTTCTTCGGGGAGTATGTAGGTAGTGTTAAACAGAACGGTCTTTTATGGGTGAACCCGCTCTACCGCTCACAGAACATTTCCCTTCGTGCCAACAACCTGAACGGGCAGACATTGAAGGTGAACGATAAGATGGGTAACCCGATTGAGATAGCTGCGGTAATCGTTTGGCAGGTGAAGGATACTTACAAAGCTGCCTTTGAAGTAGAGGGTTTTCATCAATATGTACAGATCCAGAGTGAGGCTGCTGTTCGTCACCTTGCGGTAAGCTGCCCGTATGAACACATGGAAGGTGCTCCGGACCAATTGACCTTACGGGATGGTGGTGATAAAGTGAATGATATGCTGGAAAAGGAATTGAATGAAAGACTTTCCCCTGCCGGCATCCATGTATTGGAAGCACGTATCAGCCACCTCGCCTACTCTCCTGAAATTGCAGGTGCAATGTTACAACGCCAGCAGGCAACAGCCATCGTTGCTGCGAGGTCTAAGATCGTGGAAGGTGCTGTAGGCATGGTGGAAATGGCATTGGAGATGTTGTCTCAGAAGCAGATAGTTACCCTGGATGAAGAACGGAAGGCTACGATGGTGAGCAATTTATTAGTAGTATTGTGTGGTGAGAAAGGCGCTCAACCAGTTCTGAACACCGGATCTTTATATCAATAAAAATGGCTGCGAAGGAAAAAAAATCTTTTGTATTAAGAATTGACGGTGCAATGTACGATGCGCTGGAACGCTGGGCTGCGGATGAGTTCAGAAGCGTGAACGGACAGATGGAATGGATCATTTCCAAAGCGCTGAGAGATGCAGGAAGGGAGAAAAAAGTGAAGGAAAAGCGGGATGAAAAAAAGTAAAATTATCTTCTGATAAAAAAAGAGGGCATCGTTGCACGGTGTCCTCTTTTTTTATATTTTAACGAGACCAAAATACCACGGAACCATGCAAAGTAAATTTATCCTGCCAGCAGCGATGCTCATGTTATCGCTCTATGCCTGTACCAAACAAAACGACGACAGCAAAAAACCAATTATTGACTATGCCACTTATGGGTATGTTTCTAACTGGGTAGAGATCCCCAATGGAAATACACTCTCCATCTTCTCTAATTCAATTGACCCGATAAAAGGAGAATATCTTTACAAAGGAGTTCGTTTGGGGATCAATATTGATTCATCTGGTTTTATTCAGCAAACGGATAGTTCCTTCAATTTTATTTCCAGGGGTTTAAAAGATACTACTACCCTGCAGTATAAGATCTACGGGGATTCACTGCTGGTGATCCAAAACCAGTCTGCAGAGATTAAATACAGGAAAGTGCGTTAATACCTTTATCCAAAATTATCCGGCCCTGCACTGTGCCGGACAATATTTCCAGCTATATCATATATCATTATGATGTAGCTTTTTTCTTTCAGGGGGTATTCCCAGTGGTTGTTTTTGAAAACTGCGAACCCTGTTGAAGAGGGGGTAATGATCTTTATTTCTTTTATACGGTGTTTACCTTTTGTTTTGATGATCACTGTTCCTTTACTGATAGTAACTTCTACTTCCGGTTTGTTATATGCATCCTGGAAAGCTGCGTTAAATGCCGTCTGGTGGGGTTTGGCGATGGATTGATAGTAAGCTTTCCTTTCGGGGTCTTTGATGGCAGCTTTAGCGAAGTTGTTGGCCCTTTTGAAGCGCTCCTGGTTCGCTACCTGGGTGGCGGTTTTGGGAGGGTACTTACAAGGGGGCTTGCACATCACGGTTTTGCCGTTCCGCTGGCGGAAGACGATCTGTTTGCCGAAGGTGCCGGTGGCCCCGCGGGTAATGACGTTATGTTCAGATACTGCCATATCCCTAAGATAAGACAAAGATCGCATATAACAATACGAATCTTAAGCCTATGTCAAGCGTATCTAAGGTATGGGATTCTCCTTCTCAGATTTTTGAAGTAGTTTTGTTTCCTGAGCTATGCAGGCCTACTCTTTATATACGGACAGTGAACTGGTTGATTTCCTGAAATCAGGTAATACCGCCGCGTTTGACGAGATCTATCAGCGTCATTGGAATACCCTTTTCAAATCAGCTTATTATCTCCTGCAAGACAGGGCTGCCAGTATGGACATTGTACAGGATGTATTTGTATGGCTTTGGGAAAACCGGGACCATGTGGTGTTAACCACCCTGAAAGGCTACCTGGTGATGGCCGTGCGTTATAAGGTGGCCAACTTTATCCGGCATCAGAAAGTACGCAATACCTTTATTACAGAAAACATTGTGCCGGAAGTAACCCAGGCCACCGAAGAATGGGTACTGGAGCTGAAGGAGTTGAAATCTGTGATTGCCAGTTTTACGGAAACCCTGCCCTCCCGCTGCAAGGAGGTATTTTACCTGAGCCGCCACGAACATTTATCCAACCGGGAAATTGCCGGCCGGCTGGGCATTTCTGAAAAGACCGTAGAAAACCAACTGACCACAGCCCTTCGGAAATTAAGGGTACGGCTGGGTAGCATGTCCCTTCTCCTCTAAAAAATATTTTCTGTCCTTATAGGGGATACCCTTCCTTCAAGTGCCTTGTTCATATAAGATCCTCTATGGACAAGGAAGCATTACAGCAATTATTGGAAAAAATAAGCGATGGCACCGCCACAGATGCGGAAATTGCTTTATACAACAGCTACTACATCGCTGCTGAGAGAGCGGCCATTGCCTCCGGTGTTGAATTACCGGACGATGAAGGTATTGCTGTGCAAATGCGCGAAAATATCCAACGCCGTATTGCTCCTAAAAAGAGACCATTTCCTGTAAGATACCGGTATCTCGCGGCAGCGGCTGTGCTTGCGGGAGCTATTGTAACCGGGTTCCTGTTATTTCAGCCGGGTGCTACTCTTTATCATACCCCATCTACAGTTACCGTTTCTTCGCCGGAAATACCTGCCGGCGGAGATAAGGCGGTACTTACTTTGTCCAATGGTAAACAGGTCCTGCTCAACGATGTGAATGCAGGCGATATTGCTAAACAGGCTGGTTTGCGGATCTATAAAACTGCCAGCGGGGAAATTGTATATGAAGCAACCGGGAATGGAACAGATACCGGGTTGAATCATATTGCTACACCACGTGGCGGGCAATACCGCATTGTGTTGCAGGATGGCAGTAAGGTTTGGCTGAATGCAGCATCTTCCTTAAGTTACCCGGCTTCCTTCCCGAAAGAAGAACGAAAGGTGACGCTTAGCGGAGAAGCTTATTTTGAAGTGGCCAAAGACGCCGGCAGGCCGTTTAAAGTGATCACGCCTTCTCAAAGGGTGGATGTATTGGGTACGAACTTCAATGTGAATGCCTATCCTGAAAATGCTACCGTACACACCACCCTGCTGGAAGGAAGTGTGAGCATTACGGCTAATGCTTCTACACAAAAAACGATCCTGAAACCGGGTGAGCAGGCCCGCCTGAACAATCAAACAGGCTCCCTGTTAAAGAGTATGGTGAATGCACAGGATGCCATCGCCTGGAAGAACGGTTATTTCGTTTTCAATGATACTTACCTGGCAGAGGTACTTTTACAGCTTTCGCGCTGGTACGATGTACAGATCGATCCTGCCACTATTCCAACTATCAGATATACCGGTGTTATACCAAGGAACGAGCCGCTGGCCAAAGTATTAGACATGCTGGAATTCACCGGCGATCAGCAGTTTTATATCGAGAACAAAACAATTAAAATAAAACACTAAAGACCAAAAGCTAATTACAACCAAAAAATAACCGGCTATGCGACAACATAACCGGTCTTAGATCAGGTAAGGACAGTTACCAAACGCGTTATTCAGAAACTTATTCTCTCACCTAACAAAGCAAATGTATGTATTTCAGGAATTCATACAAGGGGATGTTTTGCCCTGTACT includes the following:
- a CDS encoding RNA polymerase sigma-70 factor; the encoded protein is MQAYSLYTDSELVDFLKSGNTAAFDEIYQRHWNTLFKSAYYLLQDRAASMDIVQDVFVWLWENRDHVVLTTLKGYLVMAVRYKVANFIRHQKVRNTFITENIVPEVTQATEEWVLELKELKSVIASFTETLPSRCKEVFYLSRHEHLSNREIAGRLGISEKTVENQLTTALRKLRVRLGSMSLLL
- a CDS encoding RNA polymerase sigma factor, with the translated sequence MYNSYSDEQLLSLLKDGDIGAFNMIYDRYSRPLYLYILSKTDRGETSKDVLQDLFATLWEKRFTLDIHLSLRSYLYQSVRHKIIDLYRKDSTYRKYLQQLIEHFDAQPHNISETYDYKAKASEVFEAINRLPARMKEIFMLSRFENLSIEQIASRLDLSQQTVKNQITKALKILRTHYTQTDLLMVAVILSIL
- a CDS encoding FecR family protein, with amino-acid sequence MDKEALQQLLEKISDGTATDAEIALYNSYYIAAERAAIASGVELPDDEGIAVQMRENIQRRIAPKKRPFPVRYRYLAAAAVLAGAIVTGFLLFQPGATLYHTPSTVTVSSPEIPAGGDKAVLTLSNGKQVLLNDVNAGDIAKQAGLRIYKTASGEIVYEATGNGTDTGLNHIATPRGGQYRIVLQDGSKVWLNAASSLSYPASFPKEERKVTLSGEAYFEVAKDAGRPFKVITPSQRVDVLGTNFNVNAYPENATVHTTLLEGSVSITANASTQKTILKPGEQARLNNQTGSLLKSMVNAQDAIAWKNGYFVFNDTYLAEVLLQLSRWYDVQIDPATIPTIRYTGVIPRNEPLAKVLDMLEFTGDQQFYIENKTIKIKH
- a CDS encoding DNA-binding protein, which produces MAAKEKKSFVLRIDGAMYDALERWAADEFRSVNGQMEWIISKALRDAGREKKVKEKRDEKK
- a CDS encoding SPFH domain-containing protein: MEKIIKPMSGYLAFVLSILVFFLGIYTIVLATGTPGLSWLSVILFILFIFIAKGIMIVNPNHSRVLTFFGEYVGSVKQNGLLWVNPLYRSQNISLRANNLNGQTLKVNDKMGNPIEIAAVIVWQVKDTYKAAFEVEGFHQYVQIQSEAAVRHLAVSCPYEHMEGAPDQLTLRDGGDKVNDMLEKELNERLSPAGIHVLEARISHLAYSPEIAGAMLQRQQATAIVAARSKIVEGAVGMVEMALEMLSQKQIVTLDEERKATMVSNLLVVLCGEKGAQPVLNTGSLYQ